TTTAGGACAGTCTGACTTAGTCCCTCGTTTGAAGCCACTGCTGCGGAGTTGTATCTCAGGattccctggctctgcagagcgTTAAAGTTCCCATAGTTTGTATAATTGCTATAAAAAGGTGAGGTGTAATAAATATGCCTCCCCAGGAGGGAGGAGGGCGAGTAGGCAGCGCTGTGCGGGGCAGAAGCGGGGGTGGCCGAGGAGAGGGGCGCGGGCTGGCAGCCTTGGCCCAGGCTCTGACTCTTGAGGTCCGAGGTGGCGATTTCGGCCAGCGACCAGAGCTTGGGTTTGCTGGCCGGCGTCGGGGGCCCGGGGGAGGCGCGGCCGCCCAGCGCCGCCTTGCTGGCGCTGCGGGCGGCGTCGGCGTGCGGGTGGCCGAGGAGCGGGGCCTCCACGGCAGCCAGCGGCGAGGAGGTGGCGGGCTTGGCCGGAGGGTCGCGCTCCCCGCCGCCACCATCGTCCTCCTCgatgtcctcctcctcctcctcgtcctcctcctcctcttcgaTGTCCTCATACTTGTCCTTGCACTCTGAGCCCGACTCGCAGAGGGGGTCGCCTGCTCGGCAGGGCAGCTTCTCGCCGTCCGACTCGGCAGAGCAGGAGTGGTCCGTCAGCGAGTCAACTTGCAAGCTGATCCCTGCAAGGGTCCGCCGGGCACAGAAAGGCAGAGTCAGGGGTGGGGGCGGCAAAAATGAGCGGGCGATAAGCAAACACGGCTACCACCCCCGCCGcggaggcaggcagggagaaagTAACCCTCCCGGCCTTCACCCCCACAACCCCGTTTCGAGGAGCGTCCATCCCCACGGGCTAGCTCTGCCGCGGCGCCCCGTATGGCCCCGCCTGCCCCCCTGAACACCTCCCGCCGCGGCACCTCCGCCGGCCCCGGCCACCGGCACTGCGCGGAGACAGGcggcaggagcagctggaggtttCGGCATGGGACACCTTTTGAGGTGGCTTTTGTTAAACGCcgccccccacacacaccttcCCCGCTGCCGCGCTCCCGGGGGGACGCGATGGAGGGGGATGGGGACATCCCCCCGCGGCCGCAGCCACCCTGTGCCCACCTTCGTCCTCCGCGGAGGTTTCGTTCGTCTCGGGCATCTTCTCGGGACTCTCCTCTTTACTCCTCGCCCCGTCGCCTTCGTCGTCGTCTTCATCCTCGCTCTTGTTCCGTGGGGCCCAGGTCATCTTGTTCTCCTTCTTGAGTCGCCGGCGAGCGTTGGCGAACCAGGTGGACACTTGGGTCAGGGTCATCTTGGTGATGATGGCCAACATGATCTTCTCGCCCTTGGTGGGGTAGGGGTTCTTGCGGTGCTCCTGCAGCCAGGCCTTCAGCGTGGCCGTGGCGTCGCGGGTGGCGTTTTTCCTGTACGCGGGGTCGTTGAGCTGGTAGGGGTAGGCAGGGCTGCCGTACGGGTGGTAGCTGATGGCCCCGGTCATCCCCGTCGTATGGGCGTCGTAAGGGGAGCCCTGGACAGAACAAAACGGTGGGGTTGGCAATTTGTTATTGCTGATAGCCATTAGTAAGTTGTCAAGGCGAGATCGGCTGTTATATTTGTATTTCCCCAGGATGGTGTCTTGTATCCATATTCTATGAGGGGGAGAAGCAGCACCCAAAGGCCATTAAGTTGCGATTCCACACCGCCCCCCCTTCCTCCGTTCAGCACATAGACACAGGCACACGCGCTTAAAATCGGCGACGTTTAATCTTTCTGACTAATTTCATCTCCTTGTAATTGAGTATTTGCCAATATTATTTTTGAACGGTGTAGACATTTTAAAGGCCCTACAGGTAGTGTCTTGATATCTACATTTCTCTCAAAGGTTCAaaagatgtttccttttttgctaTAGAAAATACAACAAAGCCGCCACTTAGCAATTCACTGCACTAATGCATTGCAAATCCAATTTGCAAATCAGAAGATATGCACCGTTTCGAATTGTTCAAATGCGATGTAATTAGCATTTTAATTCGCCCTTTAACGTTTAAATTGCGCTTATTTAAGTCTGCATAATGCAAGAAAAGTTAAAGATATCGCTAAGGAACTCGCTAACTTTCAGCACGTCTCTGAATCCCATAGATCGGCGAGTCACAGGCGCAACATCACCCAATATCCCGCACAGTTCACAACCTCGCTGCAACTTCTAGCCACTCGCCTACTGCTtctcaacaggaaaaaaacaagcaagagaGATCCTCAGATCCTTAATACCACCCAAATAAAGACTGCACGACAATTCATGCACAGTATTTTACAGGCAGAATACGAGTAGTCTCCCTGACACTTTGCAGGAAGAGCGAACTACCCCACTGCCATTCCCTTCCAGGATCTCTACAGCGGCTCCAGTCTCAAATTCTGGGCACAGGTCTTTGTGTGTGCGGACTAGATACGTGACTATGTGTCTGACTGTTTATAAAACTATATAGCCATCTAGACGTGCAGTTTATTTATGTAGTTTATAGCTTTATTTATATAGTTTGTGCACTGAATACACACACACGCAATTGCAAATGCCCCTTTTAACTAATAATAAGAAAGTGAAATCCGAAACTGCGGCCACCACAACCATCTTGGGCTTAAGCGAAGCTCACAGATCGCAAACAGATGCTCCTTTTCATTCCTAAAATCCAGTTAAACTATTAGCACAAAACACACTGAAAGTAAATAAAGCCACACGGGGATAAAGCCCGCAGCGCCTCTAAACACCGACTTGAAAAGAGatgggggggaaagagaaagaaaacaagaaaaaaaaaaaaaaaaaaaaaaaaaaggaaataaaacaagaaataaaaaaaaaagggggggggggggggaggaggaggaaggacaCTCTCCCCCCCCATCCTACCAGAGCGAAAAGAGAGAAAgcggggagggagaggggaatgAAAGCATCCAACCCAACTGAAACGATCCGTGTTTCTTTAATCAGGGCCCCGTACGGCTCCGCGAGCCGCGGAACGAGCCTGGGTCCCAGGCCTGCCGGCACTGCGCTCGGCTTGGGCTAGAAGCGAAGCAGAGCCCCGgccacagctccagcccctgtccctgtcccGGCTGTGGCGGCCGCCCGGGCCCGGCCCCGGCCATGGCCCCGGCCCGCCGCTCGGATCCACTCCGCCCGTGTCCGCTTGCCCCGGCCGGGCTGCGCGGTGCGGTGCGCGGATGTGCGGCAGGGTCGGGGGCTGATGGTGAGTGTGTGAGGAGAGAGGCtgaggatgatgaggatgagAATGCGGATGCTAATGAAGAAGGAGAGGGTTTCTCTTCGGTAGTTACCATGTAGGAGGGGAATCCCGTGGCGGGGTCTGTGGAGTACTGGAGCGGGCTGGTGAAGCCTGTGGCCGCCGCCTGGGCGGTGAAAGCTGCCGATCCCGGGTAAGGGCTGAACGCCGATCCCGACGAAGACCTGGCCAGCTCCTCGCTCCTGGGGGCCGCCAGCGCCGACGCCCCGTAAGCCGGGCAGGAGTACAGAGCCAGAGAGCCGGGGGGCTGGTAGAGGTAACCCTGAGGATAGGACATGGCTTGCACTGGCGTgcacaggagcagggagggggcgAGGGTGACCGGCcctgctgctgccgctgctcCTGGCGCTGCTTTCGTGCTCTCTCTCTCCCGCCcgccctctccctctctctctctccctccctctctctctctctctctctcactctctctctccccGACTGGCCCTGTGCAGTTATGTAGAGAATCAGAATTGTTATATGCTCCCCCCCATGCGCACCCGGtcagaataaaaacaaacaggaggaaaaaaataaaaataacaccccctccccccaaaaaaaaaaaaaaaaaggaaattaaatcaaGCGGTCAGAAATCTaactgggaggggaagggcaTCTGGGAGAGACGGAAGAGGAGAGGGTtaataaagagagagagaaagggagagaaacagaagaggagagagagagagagagagagagagagaggaagagagtgagagggagagggagagagagagagagagagagaagcgAGCCCTCGAAATCAGAAAAGTGGCTGCTGCATATGGAGTtctcccagccagccagccagctcccCCAGCGCCTGCGAGCCTGTATTTTGGGGGAAGTATAGAGTCTGAAGTGAAGAGTTGAGGGAAGGAGCACTCGAGTTTCTGAGGGACATTGGAAAACAGAGCTGTCCGTCACCGCCGCTCATCTGCATAGCGCGGCGGGCCCGCCCCCTCCCGCTCCGGCCCCGTCTCCTCCCGCGGCcggcaggcagcaggcaggcaagGAGGCAGGCaaggaggcaggcaggcaaggAGGCAGTGAAGGCAGTGAAGGCAGGCTTTGTAATGCAAGCCAGCCTCTCCGACTGCGGGCACACTGCTGAAGCCAGACGATGATACTGCTCATCAGCTCCTCTCCGGAATCGCGGAGCCATAAATACTCTTTCGCACGCTCTCGATTAcaccccctctctccctctttctgcaTCCAcgaaacagaaaataatatatgtCATAAATTTATACATCCCTTTGACGGGACAACACCTTCACACATGCACTTGTATAAGCGCTGTGTGCACGCACACGTATCGTGAATGTGGGGATTTGCACCCGTTGTGGGTACGCAGAGCCAGGCTCGGCCGAGCTGAGAGTGTATAAGAGAAGAGTACTTTGTAAAATTACTGCCCTATATGGTAGGAAAGAAGAGCCACTGCTCAAATCAGCATATCCAAAATCGCGCTATTCCTGGCAGCGAGGGCTTTATAGTTTTGTGAGCTGCCACAAACAGTAAAGATCTAGTCATGGGACGCGCTTGCAcgtgaagggaaaaaaaaaagaaacaaacctcCAAATCCCTcatctttatttaatttctcttcttcctgccCCGGTACACGGGGAAGAGGCCTGAGTGTCTTCTTCCGAAGGATTAGATGCTTTACCTagctcccctccctcccccccccctcccccttctccccttttgtAGTTCAGATAAATCTCCTGGAATACGATCACGATGTAATTAATTATCCAAATAACATAATCTCTTCCTCTGCCCCTCCCTTTGGTAATGGCCACAATCATCTTCTAGCCAATGCCTCCACCGGGAGGACGAGAACGAAGACACCAATTTTTCCTTCCTGgtgcaaacattaaaaaaaaacatataggTGTGTGTGCATTTTTGCAATGGTTAGGCCAGAGGGACTCTTCAGAAACAGGCAGCGAACCGCCCACAAACGAGCTGTGGCCTTCGCTTCTTGGGATGCGGTGCGATGCCCTCCTACAGTAGCGAGCTCTCCCTAGTGTGTCCCCTCGCCTCAAGCCGGGTGACTTACGCCCCCCCCgccccacccccagctccccacccaCTCAGCCCTCCAACCCCGGGGCCTTGCCTATCCCACCGAGTCGCTGCCGGAGGGGCCGAGGAGCTCTAGGCCGCTCCGCGCCTCCTGGCCCGCACCTGCTCCCCGTACCGCCGCCGCCCCGTTCGGACAGGGTCAGACCGTCATGTAGAGGTGCAGGGGCTTTGGGGATTGAAGCCATCGCATTTCCCGCACGCCCTTCACTCACAACTTCCGACGGCTTACCAGCCCGCGACAAgcccgaaaaaaaaaaattactaaaactctctcacacacaaaaaagttcATCAAAGcgtattttttatttttccagcatctATGAGTGAGTACTTATCCCATATTTAGCCAAATAAAGTCGCCTGACGTTTGAGGCCGACTTCTTCATGGAACACTCAGGTTGATTTCAGCAAAGTAGAATGGAGAAAAGGCGCCTGGTAAGGTACGCAGGGGTATCGGCTCGCCACCGGCCGAAGAGAGGCGGCAATAGCTAAATAATCTCGGGTTAGCAGGGCAGTCTATTGTTAATCAATTAAACAtgcagctaataaaaaaaattcacttcgAGAAGCCGTTTCAGGAGCCTTGGGGATACAGCGGGAAAAACTCCCTATTGAAACTACGGTCAAATACCGGGATGCGTACATTGTCTGAAGCAATCCGAgctttcaattttctttttctgtctgattttttatttcttacccttcctctcctcctatGTGAAACCACATACCAGTTTACCCCTGCCCCTGCACGCAGCAGGAGAGATCTGGCCACCAGACACACAGGATTAATTCCTATCCAGACCTATCAGCTGGCCTGTAGAAGAGGCAATCCTTTAAAAAGCAGGTGAGAGGGAGGAGGTTAACACCAACAGGTATTTCTTGTCATTAACTCCCGACTTCCTGATAAGAGCGTGATAAACAACTGGTAAACTCAGTGCAACAGATTACAGAAAAAACACTTGCTTCCCTGCTTGGTGATTAATGCGcatgtattaaataaaaatagaaactcTAAAAACAAGAGCTTTATATAAAACACATTCATATTTCAGTAGTTCTATAGAATAATCGATAGCATGTGATAACATCTGAATAGTCAATTTTTGTGTTCCGCAGACCGATTTCTAAGTATATGAGCTCTGCTTCTAACGGAGTagcagctggagagctgagaatgcaaaattaattataaCATTACAAAGTCATACATGAATCTCTCTAAGTCAACCTGCATGCCTTGCAAAATGTGCTATActctctgcatttttatttggctAGCTaagtctgtttttttccagcaggagTGGTGTAAGTGTTTATCTAGGCGAATTGATTGCTTTTAGTTCCTCCTCTTTAATAATTAGTGAAACAATACAGATTGGGAATACAATGGACGTTGTGTTTACATTATAACAAGGGATTAATGATATTAAGTGAGTGTTACAGTTATGACCTGGGAAGAGTACTTAAATAAATACCGTGATCTCAGGAGAATTGATATAATGCAGTTCAGAGTGTGTATAGATGCGCATAGACACACACGTACATACGAGAGATAGGAATCTCCATACATAACTACACGCACGTACTTATGTTATACACGCTTGGTATACATGCCCTTCTGCGTAAAATGTACGTGCTGGTTTTGCCTCCACCTGCGTTTCTTCTCTCTATTTTTTGAGATTTCTCTCTATATTTTTTGTGATTTCGGTGGGAGGAATGTTTAAATCAGAATCAGTATTCCCTTTACCCCTAACACAAATAGCAACAGATTAGATTTCTAATGCTTTAATTTGTGCAGTccaaaaatattgtttcataTACTGAAACTGGGTTAATTTCTCAATCAGAGTTTAATGGAGTAAAGTATTATAATTTCAAAAGGCAAGTTATTGCCTTGATTTGATTTGCATAATTTTTATAGGGCTTCAGAAAGGAATGGATTTACCCACTCCAAGGCGACGGTATGCATTTTATTACAACAAGTTCATCACCAATTTGACTCTGCACAATGTGGAGAACCCGTAGCTAGTGGGATCATTTAAATATAGCTGGTGAAGTCTTTACTataaacaaaccagaaaactgtGTCAATAACGTTTTAAAATACCGGTCAGCGTACGTGGCtttatttaacttcttttcGGAGTTACATCTGTTTGATTTGAATGTTTCTCGCCGGGGAGAGCTTTTTCATCTGCCTGTCTCCACCGCCGAAACAGAATTTTCCCATAATACTACCCGTCACTAATAAAAAGCCGTCTAATTTGCGCAGTTAAACAGCAGAATAATATTACACGTACTTTTTATTGGTAGTAACTGTGGCAAATTAACATGCCTACACAGAGACACTGAGACTTTACAcactgtgtttttatttcaataatgGATTAATTACTTCAGCGTTTACCTTCACAGATTTTCAGCCGTgttctcagctttttttctttaattcagtTTGCTCCAACACAATTGAGAAGGTAGTCGAGACCCTCTCAAGCCCCAtactcccccctcccctccgtTCTGCTATCGCTCATTGACGTCCTGGGAGACAGGTTTTGCTGTTCATCATTTATTAGCTACATCTCCTTGCACTAGTGACAGAGGCTGAAGTTTTCGGGCGAGTGAAGTTGAAAGCCACGTCTATGGGAAAGGCGCTCCTGCCCCCGCTGCGGAAGCGCTCGCTGCCTTCAGCCTTTGGCCGCCCGCCTCTGCCCAGCGCTCGGGCGCCTGCCTGCTGGCCGTGAGCTCAGCATCCCGCTCCCCTCAGGTTTGCTcaggtaaaagaaaagagaggaaaagaagagaggaggggagaagagaagagaagagaagagaagagaagagaagagaagagaagagaagagaagagaagagaagagaagaaagagaggagagagaagagagagagagagagagagagagaggaaagaggagaggagaggagagggagagagaggagaggagaggagaggagaggagaggagaggagaggagaggagagcagaggagaggagaggagaggagagcagaggagagaagaaaggagaagaaaggagaagagaaaaagagaagagatgtgaagagatgagatgagatgagatgagaagagatgaagagaagagaagagaagagaagagaagagaagagaagagaagagaaaaaaaaaaaagaaaagagaaaagaaaaagaagaaaaataagaagaaaagaaagaaaaagaaaaagaagaggaaaaagaaaaagaaacagaagaggaaaaagaagaaaaaaaaagaaaaaaggaaaaaaagaaaaaagaaagagaaaaagaaaaagaaaaaaaaagagaaaaagaaaaagaaaaagaaaaagaaacccctTGTTGGCGTGAAGTAGAGATTCCCCCACCGCGGGAGGGCCCGGAGAAGCGCACACGCCTATTGCTCGGACAATGCCAATTGCCCAGTGGTCATGACACCGGTCACAAGCAACTTTTTAAGCAGAGCGAAGTGGAACTTGGTGGGGTTTGGAGATGTAACACAATGCGCAGCAGAAACAGTTTCCTGTGACATAACCACACAATGGTTTGGGAatgctttcctcctttctctcatGAAATGGGGGACCGCCACCATCTCCCGGAGACAACGACGTGAAATAATAGActattgtatttaaaaaataacaaatgacACACGCAATGACTGTGCAAGCGGAGTTGTCCAGTTTTCTAGCAAAAGGAGCCCGGTTTAACGAGGCTCTTTTTCAGCGAGCCGCTTTGTAGGAGAGAACCTGTGCGAGCGAGGGAGGACGGCGTGAGCCGAGCGAGCCGTTCTGCCGTAGCGATGCTCGCAGGGTTAAAGCAAAGAGCGGGGAAGGCAGCAAGGGcgaaaggcagagaaaagaactttttcttccCCTATCTCTAGGAGACGAAAGGCGTCGGTTCGAGTTGGGCGTGGGAGGGGGCGCTGTGGCGATGGGATCGCCCGCTCTCAGCAGCACCGGCAGCGCTATCGGTTTCTGTAAGCGCCTTCCCCGAGGTATCTTTCCACAGTTCAGTCAGTACTTTTCTTAACAGTGTTATCTGACTGTCGCCCCGTGATACCTGCACCAAAAGGCGGACGGTTGGCATGAGTTACTGTCACTTCTATTCCCCATAtccctatttttctttctttgtcctTTCCATTTCCGGTAAGAGAGAAGTAGAATATATAATTTTCAAGACAATGCAAGAATTTTGACGACTTTCTATAACACGCGAACACTCACAGGTACATATGAACCTTACCCCTCTTTGCAGcttagtttatttatttatttttatttttagattatcTTATCTtgtctttttatatttttttttcccagagagtCTGTGGGCTGCGACATTTTGCGCTAATAACGGGCCATGTGTTTGTGAGGATTTAGCTTCCCTCTTTTAGGGTAAGGGgaatgttaaaacaaaacaaaacaaaaacaaaaaacaaacaaaaaaccctctacCCTAAACCAAACTAATGCAGATCTTAAGCGTAGAAAAGTTTCTTCCCATATGTCACACTTATTAAGATTCTTAGCCATTTTCTGCTTAGGGAAATGTAAGCAAAATAAGTACCCATAAAGTGCAAGATAAAAGATCTCGATAtctttcctggagccttctATTTTCACCTGGAAGGGAGGCAGCGTTTCTCAGGGGAAGAACAAGTGTACGATCCACAAGTGGGATAGTTCCTCCTTCCTAAGGgggacaggaaagaaagaaagaaaagaaagaaaagaaagaaaagaaagaaaagaaagaaaagaaagaaaaagaaaggaaaagaaagaaaagaaagaaagaagaaagaaagaagagaaagaaaagaaaggaaagaaaggaaagaaagaagaaagaaagaaaagaagaaaagaaagaaaagaaagaaaagaaagaaaagaaagaaaagaaagaaagaaagaaagaaagaaagaaagaaagaaagaaagaaagaaagaaagaagaaagaaagaaagaaagaaaataaagaaagaaagaaagaaagaaaagaaagaaagaaagaaagaaagaaaaaaatcatatcagTGTATTTGCTTTCCGAACGCCACACCGGCCCGCGCAGCGGCCCGCGCAGCGCCCCGCGCCTCCCCGCGGAGCCGGGCAGAGCGGTCTGTGCGTTCGGCCGCCGCATGCGCGGAACTGCGGCCGCTTCTCGCAGCGCCTCGGGTCGGTCTCGGTGCGAGCAGCCCCGAGCAGTCGGTGTAAGGGCTGGGACGGGGCGACCCCGCTCCGCCGGCGGcgagaggggctgcagggcgGCCGGGCTGCTCTGTGGAGCTGCGGGCAGAGCCCTCGGGAGGGGAAGGGCTGTCTCGGGCGGGTGAGGCAGGGGCGAGGAGAcagccttccccccccccccctctttccgCCCTCTGCTCCTCATGCTGGCAGGGGAAGAAGCGCTTCCCATCCCCCTATCTCGGGCTCCGTCGGAGCCAGGCAGTCAATACCACGTCTTTGCCTCTGGATTTTGTACTCGAGCAGCGTGTCTCGGAAAGACTGCTTCAGAGTTAGTGGGAGGCTGAATCCCTTCAGCGCCTGGTACGCTTGCAAAGTGGGTGGTggagacaggaaaggaaaagcggGACGGTTTAATTGAAGGTTTGCTTTAAGGCTCATGTTTTGAAGGCTCATGTTAAAGCAGATTCTTCTGACATGGAAATACTCAACAATTAAGGCTTGGGCACTTGGGTGCCCAAGGAGCACTGGTAGGCAGGCTCCTGGGAGCACTtcacccagagcagctgtgtaTAAATGGAGTCCTACAGGTTCTTCCTCATACCAGGATTAAAATTTTGCAGTCACTTTGCCAGACCCTTTTCCCTTCCTATAATTGCCATCATCTGTTTGATCACTGCTTTTAACACTAGAGAGCACCTGCTCACctgctttgtgcttttctcTCATTCATTCATGCATTCATTCACCTCTGCATGTCTATATGTGTACGAGTGTCCTTCATTTTAGACCCCAAAACACACTTCTGGATGGAGTTTACCCCCTCACTCCCAAACTAGAAAGTCCTACTCACTCCAGTCTTTCCTGAACGATGTGACCTCTTTGTATCTATTTAAAAGCaggtattttcctttctcagaacAATCAGCCATTCCCATTGTATGTTCAAGAGTCATTTGAGGTTGCTGGTCTATTCCCAAAAGTAGACagacaaaagacagaaaattcagtaGTTATACTCAGGAAAGCTATTACACATTTGTGCTCTTAGTGATAACAtgaggtataaaaaaaaaaatctatttaaaattgGTGCAGCACAGTTCACAAATATTGAGAGATCCTGATATAATAATTTTGCATTGTCTTCCATTAATGGGCAGAGTCAAGGGTAATTGAAGTTCTTAGTTTCATATTTTCCTTGAGATTTTGAGATTTCCTCTAAATCTATGTTGAACTCCCACTGTTTCCTTAGATTTAGTTAaggaattaataaaattattgttattattatttacttattcTCTACCTTCGAGCTTTACTCCAAGTTACAATATTTGAAATTTTGGTGGAAGATGTTTCATATTACTTGTACTTCATATATAAATGGTAAACAAGAAAACATCTCATTACtactttcaatatttttaagagCAAAAAACATATAACGCTCTTCTAACTTCTTAGAAAATGCTATCTAGGTTTACTCATATGGTCTCACTGCTTTTCCTGGCTTTGTAGCAATGCTAGAGAAGGCTGTCAGTCGAACCAAGTTTACAGGTTTCCTACACATCATGTAAAGGAAGGGCAGAGGGACCATCTGGCCTCTAGCATTGCAAGCTATAATTGTGCAGATTTTAAGACTCTTTAGTCCAGGAAATGCTGGTCATCAATTTGCCAATGAGAAGCCTATAGATACACACACATTTCTCCTCTTATCTCTGTCTCATTTCcatcagcagaagcagagaatgAAATCTAGCTGAAAAGAAGTTGTGCTTTGATTCCAGTTTTCAGACTGACATGGACTGCTGACTTTGTTGTGTGTTTGGCTATGCTCAGTGCAAAAGTGCAGTTCTGTAGTGGCTAAAACTGTGTCTGGGTTGATGCTTCACTCTGTGGAAGGTTTGGAGGTCTTGTATTGTTTTGCTAGTAGTAAgacatctg
This DNA window, taken from Calypte anna isolate BGI_N300 chromosome 2, bCalAnn1_v1.p, whole genome shotgun sequence, encodes the following:
- the IRX2 gene encoding iroquois-class homeodomain protein IRX-2; the encoded protein is MSYPQGYLYQPPGSLALYSCPAYGASALAAPRSEELARSSSGSAFSPYPGSAAFTAQAAATGFTSPLQYSTDPATGFPSYMGSPYDAHTTGMTGAISYHPYGSPAYPYQLNDPAYRKNATRDATATLKAWLQEHRKNPYPTKGEKIMLAIITKMTLTQVSTWFANARRRLKKENKMTWAPRNKSEDEDDDEGDGARSKEESPEKMPETNETSAEDEGISLQVDSLTDHSCSAESDGEKLPCRAGDPLCESGSECKDKYEDIEEEEEDEEEEEDIEEDDGGGGERDPPAKPATSSPLAAVEAPLLGHPHADAARSASKAALGGRASPGPPTPASKPKLWSLAEIATSDLKSQSLGQGCQPAPLSSATPASAPHSAAYSPSSLLGRHIYYTSPFYSNYTNYGNFNALQSQGILRYNSAAVASNEGLSQTVLNASSVHKQSSDSLKTITNQLEQHYRPSSYDSKKDPTEVCTVGVQPYL